Part of the Janibacter alkaliphilus genome is shown below.
GCACCCGGCCGAGCGGGGTGTCGGTGGCCGACGAGTTCTCGACCGCGCTGCGCACCAACGCCGAGCAGCAGGCCGAGGAGCTCGACGGGCTGGCCGAGTACACCCAGGAGCAGCAGCGTCAGGAGGCGACCATGGTCAGCATCGGCCTCGCCGACGGTGGCCGGCTGGCCTTCGTCCCGATGACCCGGACCGACACCCTCACCGCCGGTGAGGAGCTGCAGGAGCTGACCCTCGAGGACGCCGCGACCCGGCGGCTGGCCGACACCGAGTCCATCTCGCAGGAGCTGACCGTCGAGCACGCCGAGACCCTCGCGGTGCACGTCCCGAGCGAGGGCGCCGCGCGGGTGGTCGGGGCCAGCGAGCAGATCGAGAGCGCCGAGGGCAGCTGAGGCAGCCACCCCGGCCCGTCCCCTTCTAGCGAAGGGGGGCTCAGACGCGGGCCAGCACCTGGCCGTGCGGGACGAGGAACCACCCGTCGGGATGACCCGCCCAGGCCCGCCAGGTCTGCGAGATCTCCTCGAGCTCGCCGCTCGTGGCCGCCCCGATCGCGCGGGCCGTCTCGGCCAGACGCGAGGGGAGGACGCGCTCGGCCCACATCCCGCCCCACCAGGCACGGTCGGCCGGGTCGACGAAGCACCACGTGTCTGCGCTGGCCGTGACGTCGGTCAGCCCGGCCTCGCGGGCCCACACGTGCAGCCGGCGCCCGGCGTCCGGCTCGCCGCCGTGGTGGCGCGCGACGGCCTGGTAGACCTCGAGCCACCGGTCCAGCCCCGGCAGGCGCGGGTACCAGGCGAAGGCGGCGTAGTCGCTGTCCCGGACCGCGACCAGCCCGCCGGGCCGGGTCACCCGGGCCATCTCCCGCAGCGCCAGGACCGGGTCGGCGACGTGCTGCAGGACCTGGTGGGCGTGGGTGACGTCGTAGCCGTCGTCGGCGAGCTCGAGCGCGTGCACGTCGCCCACGACGACGTCCGCGTCGACGTCACGGGCGAGCAGCTCGGCCCGGGCGATCTCCACCGCCTCGTCGGTCTGCTCCAGCGCGGTGACCCGTCCGGGGGCGACGAGCTCGGCGAGGTCGGCGGTGAGGGTGGCCGGGCCGCACCCGACGTCGAGCAGCCTGTCGCCGGGGGACAGGTGCGCCAGCAGGTAGCCGGCCGAGTTCTCGGCGGTGCGCCACCGGTGCGAGCGCAGCACGCTCTCGTGGTGGCCGTGGGTGTAGGTCGCCATGGGGCTGACCGTACGGGCGGTGCGGGTCGGACGGGGCGGGTGAGTGCGCGGCGTCGAGAAGGTCTCGGTCCACGGACAAGCCTTCCCCGGCGAACGAGCCTTTATCGGGTAACCCGATAAAGGGGAGGCGGGTGGGGTGCGGGGGCGAGGTGAGGGACAATCGGGGCATGAGTCAGCAGCCCAGCCCTGCCCTTCGTGGTGCCGTCGACCTCACCGGCCTCGGTCAGCAGCCGCAGCCCGGATCCGCTCCCTCCGCGGGCGGCGGCCAGCCCGGAGCCTCGGTGCTCGTCGAGGCCACCGACGCCACCTTCGAGCAGATCGTTGCCCGCAGCACCACGGTGCCGGCGGTCGGGGTGGTCTGGTCCTCGCAGCACCCGGAGAGCAAGCAGCTGCTGGACGAGACCGTCGCCGTCGCCCAGGGTCTCGAAGGGCGCCTGCAGGTCGTGGGGATGGACGTGGCCACCAACCCCGGGCTGATGCAGGCGCTGCAGCCGCAGCAGGTCCCGATGGCGATCGGTCTGCTCGGCGGCCAGGCGGTGCACCTGCTCACCGGCATGCCCGAGCGTCAGCAGCTCACCGAGGTCCTCGACCAGCTGCTCGCGGCGGCCGTGCAGAACGGCATCACCGGCCGGGTGCAGGTCTCCGCCGAGGACGCGAGCGAGGCGACCGACGGGGGCGCGGACGAGCTGCCGCCGCTGCACCAGGAGGCCTTCGACGCCATCGAGCGGGACGACCTCGACGCCGCTGCCTCCGCCTACGAGCGGGCGCTCGCGGAGAACCCCAAGGACGCCGAGGCCTCCGCCGGCCTGGCCCAGGTCGGCCTGATGCGCCGCACCCAGGGCGTCGACCTCGACGCGGCCCGCCGCGCCGCCGCCGACGACCCCACCGACATCGACGCAGCGCTCGTCGTCGCCGATCTCGACGTGCTCGGCGGTCACGTCGAGGACGGCTTCACCCGGCTGATCGACCTCGTGCGCACCACCGCCGGGGACGACCGGGAGCGGGTGCGCACCCACCTCGTCGGCCTCTTCGACGTCGTCGGCAACCACGACGAGCGGGTCCGCAAGGGGCGCACCGCGCTGATGAGCGCCCTCTTCTGAGGCCGGCCCTCCCGGGTGACCTCACCCGCCTCCCCTTTATCGGGTTACCCGATAAAGGCTCGGTCACCGGGGAAGGCTTGTCCGTAGACCGAGCGCTTCTCGACGCGGGTCACGGCTGGGCGCGCGCCTGCGTGACGGCAGCGTGACGAGTGCCTTGCGCTGCCCCGCAGGGCTTGGGACACTCCATCTCTGCTCCCTCCGGGGAGCTGGGGGGTTCCATTCTCACGGGGGGAGACCGTGATGCTCGATCCTGCTCGCACACCCTTGCTCGACCGCCGCACGAGAGGGCGAAGGGGGACACGCTGGGGGAGCGTGGCCGCGCTCGCCGTGCTGATGAGCCTGGCGCTCGCCTGGCCGCAGACCGCCCAGGCACGAGGGTCCGCGCCGACTGCGGCAGCCCCCGCCGCGCCGGCAGCACCCGCCGCCCCAGCAGCACCCGCCGCGCCGGCCGCACCAGCAGCAGCCGCCGACACCTTCGCCCCCGGCTTCTCTACCAGCGTCCTCTGGGACGCCCAGACCCCCGTGGTGGACGCGCTCGGTCGCCCCGTCCAGGGGCTGCGCCCCCGGGCCGGCGGCGCCCAGGGCCCCGGCGAGATCGAGTTCGGCGCGCACGGCGACGCCGTCGTCTCGGAGAAGGCCGGCCGGCTGCTCTACTTCGCCGGCCCGGACGCCGACTCCGGCGTGCTGCTCACCGACCGCTCCGGCCGCGGCCTCGACCAGGACACCCTGGCCGTGCGCGACACCGGCATGGGCGGGATCGCGCTCGACCCGATGTGGCCGCGGCGCCCCTACCTCTACGTGCTCTACACCTCCAACCTCAAGCACCCCTCGCAGGGCCCCGGCCGCTGGAGCGAGGCGGAGTGCTGGGACGGGCAGAGCTGCGTCGTCAACGGTCGCCTGGAGCGCCTGACCATCCGCACGCGCACCGCCGGAGGGCAGCAGGTGCGCTACATCGCCCACCGGCGCACCCTCATCCGGGACCAGTGGTGCCAGGTGGCCAACACGCACAGCGTCGGGGACCTCACCTTCGGCCGGGACGGGGCGCTCTACGCCTCCGCCGGCGACGGCACCCCCAACGGTCCGGTGAGCACCCTGCAGCAGCAGTCCTGCGGCTTCGCCCCCGACGAGCACCCCCGGCTGGCCACCCTCGACGTGCTCGACCCGGGCGCCGCGCCGGTCTCCCTCAACGGCAAGATCCTCCGGCTCAACCCCAGCACCGGGTCGGCGGCGCTGGGCAACCCCGAGGGCGGGTCGAGCGACCCCAACCGCGCCCGGGTCGTCGCCTCCGGGCTGCGCAACCCCTACCGGATGGCCTTCCGGCCGGGCAGCTCCACGCTGGCGGTCACGGTGGTCGGCGAAGGGCGCCACGAGGCGGTCTACGAGCTGCCCGACCCACGGGCCGGGGCCGTGACGAACAACGCCGGCTGGCCCTGCGTCGAGGTCAGCGAGCCCTTCCAGGGCGGGCCGCCGTGCGCCGGCCTGTCCATCGCCGAAGGGACGGTCACCGCGCCCGCCGCGACCTGGGTGCACGGCCAGCCGCTGGCCGACGAGCCCTGCGACCCGGGCGGGCCGAACGCGGCCATGGGCGTCGCCTACGGCGGGCTGTGGGCACCCTCTCGGATCCGCTCCGCGCTCTTCTTCGGCGACTACGGCCGCGGCTGCCTGTGGATGCGACCGGACGGCGGCAGCCCGCGCTTCGTCGCCCAGCTGCCGCGGCACAGCGTCCGCGACCTGACCACCGGGCCCGGCGGGATGATCTACCTGCCCGACTACCAGGCCGGGGCGGTGCGCCGCCTCGAGGTCGACGGCAGCGCCGCGGTCAGCTCGCGCGCCTCGGCACCAGGTAGCACGCAGACAGCCCGGCCACCCGCACCTCGAGCGAGTACGGCTGGCCGTGCCAGGGGCGCTCCTCGGCGGTGAGCACCACCCCGCCCTGGCTGGGCGTGCCCTCGGCGTCGAAGCCGGAGGTGTCCACGGCGACCTCCCAGTCGCCGGGCCGGGGCACCCCGATCC
Proteins encoded:
- a CDS encoding methyltransferase domain-containing protein, giving the protein MATYTHGHHESVLRSHRWRTAENSAGYLLAHLSPGDRLLDVGCGPATLTADLAELVAPGRVTALEQTDEAVEIARAELLARDVDADVVVGDVHALELADDGYDVTHAHQVLQHVADPVLALREMARVTRPGGLVAVRDSDYAAFAWYPRLPGLDRWLEVYQAVARHHGGEPDAGRRLHVWAREAGLTDVTASADTWCFVDPADRAWWGGMWAERVLPSRLAETARAIGAATSGELEEISQTWRAWAGHPDGWFLVPHGQVLARV
- a CDS encoding co-chaperone YbbN, with product MSQQPSPALRGAVDLTGLGQQPQPGSAPSAGGGQPGASVLVEATDATFEQIVARSTTVPAVGVVWSSQHPESKQLLDETVAVAQGLEGRLQVVGMDVATNPGLMQALQPQQVPMAIGLLGGQAVHLLTGMPERQQLTEVLDQLLAAAVQNGITGRVQVSAEDASEATDGGADELPPLHQEAFDAIERDDLDAAASAYERALAENPKDAEASAGLAQVGLMRRTQGVDLDAARRAAADDPTDIDAALVVADLDVLGGHVEDGFTRLIDLVRTTAGDDRERVRTHLVGLFDVVGNHDERVRKGRTALMSALF
- a CDS encoding PQQ-dependent sugar dehydrogenase, which translates into the protein MAALAVLMSLALAWPQTAQARGSAPTAAAPAAPAAPAAPAAPAAPAAPAAAADTFAPGFSTSVLWDAQTPVVDALGRPVQGLRPRAGGAQGPGEIEFGAHGDAVVSEKAGRLLYFAGPDADSGVLLTDRSGRGLDQDTLAVRDTGMGGIALDPMWPRRPYLYVLYTSNLKHPSQGPGRWSEAECWDGQSCVVNGRLERLTIRTRTAGGQQVRYIAHRRTLIRDQWCQVANTHSVGDLTFGRDGALYASAGDGTPNGPVSTLQQQSCGFAPDEHPRLATLDVLDPGAAPVSLNGKILRLNPSTGSAALGNPEGGSSDPNRARVVASGLRNPYRMAFRPGSSTLAVTVVGEGRHEAVYELPDPRAGAVTNNAGWPCVEVSEPFQGGPPCAGLSIAEGTVTAPAATWVHGQPLADEPCDPGGPNAAMGVAYGGLWAPSRIRSALFFGDYGRGCLWMRPDGGSPRFVAQLPRHSVRDLTTGPGGMIYLPDYQAGAVRRLEVDGSAAVSSRASAPGSTQTARPPAPRASTAGRARGAPRR